A DNA window from Litorivicinus lipolyticus contains the following coding sequences:
- the cheD gene encoding chemoreceptor glutamine deamidase CheD: MSILTPRPAKVDFPKTLPGFEHVNRFWDNTHQRYAAKIMPGEFYVSSRTDEVIATVLGSCISACVRDPIAKVGGMNHFMLPATEEANFLGAATRYGQWAMEYLINEVLKQGGRRERLEVKIFGGGQVLSNMTDIGKKNIDFARDYLQNEGLRIQSEDVGTVFPRKVLFFPDSGRVRVKRLKSTRNDTVVKRETEYLRTIQKPTDTAGEIELF; the protein is encoded by the coding sequence ATGAGTATTTTGACGCCGCGCCCGGCCAAGGTCGACTTCCCCAAAACCTTACCCGGGTTCGAGCACGTCAATCGCTTTTGGGACAACACCCACCAGCGCTATGCCGCCAAGATCATGCCAGGCGAATTCTATGTCTCCAGTCGCACGGACGAGGTCATCGCAACCGTATTGGGTTCGTGCATTAGCGCCTGTGTCCGTGACCCCATCGCCAAAGTCGGCGGCATGAACCATTTCATGTTGCCGGCCACCGAAGAAGCTAACTTTTTAGGCGCAGCCACCCGTTACGGGCAGTGGGCAATGGAGTACCTGATTAACGAGGTGCTTAAGCAGGGTGGGCGACGCGAACGCCTCGAAGTCAAGATATTCGGTGGCGGTCAGGTGCTGTCAAACATGACCGACATTGGCAAAAAGAACATCGATTTTGCCCGCGACTACCTGCAAAACGAAGGTTTGCGCATTCAAAGCGAAGACGTCGGCACGGTGTTCCCGCGCAAGGTTTTGTTTTTTCCTGACTCCGGTCGGGTCCGCGTAAAACGCTTGAAATCGACGCGCAACGACACCGTCGTCAAACGCGAAACTGAATACCTACGCACCATTCAAAAGCCGACGGACACCGCCGGCGAAATCGAATTGTTCTGA
- a CDS encoding flagellar hook-length control protein FliK, with protein sequence MNPIKSAAAGTTNGKLLPVAQPASVALTVLVAALPIEVSDGIQASLAAFLETAGIPSTTTQIPDAVMDAWIETELPLLAVELPALADALDQLTTIAAPSPTPLPLSIPPVEATNSAVPMRVAATETPAIASVTTRTASPERADTQRNFIALAAGTRADSASTLPKASLAPVATMAVPTAQGAITPDAAGLIVTTREPSGLNKPEQTALSRLANALNTQSAQTPANTASTGYVPLATLNSALPAPAISQVVDEVNAMIGSPGAARPEAPVISTARMPTDGSLGLAENVTEGRLMAARVEASAAAPAPTRAEAPAAPVAGDTKLPHFDDPAWLRSVGEKAQMMLRNAQPEARLRLDPSHLGTIELKVAQGNDGTQITMVATDGRVRDALEAGQNRLRDQLAEQGVSLSQFDVSDQAQQQTARDSDDQPQTGQGQASADVDSLSDSTDDKSATSLAANDRLVDQRV encoded by the coding sequence ATGAACCCAATAAAATCCGCCGCTGCAGGGACCACAAACGGCAAGTTATTGCCGGTCGCCCAGCCCGCTTCGGTGGCGCTCACAGTTTTGGTCGCCGCACTGCCGATCGAGGTCAGTGACGGGATTCAGGCCTCGTTGGCCGCGTTTCTTGAAACCGCTGGCATTCCCAGTACCACAACGCAAATCCCAGATGCCGTCATGGACGCCTGGATTGAGACCGAACTGCCATTGCTGGCCGTCGAATTACCGGCGCTGGCGGATGCGCTTGACCAATTGACGACGATCGCAGCCCCGTCGCCCACACCCTTGCCGTTATCGATCCCCCCCGTGGAAGCGACAAATTCAGCCGTGCCCATGCGTGTTGCCGCCACCGAAACGCCCGCCATCGCGAGTGTCACAACCCGCACCGCATCGCCCGAGCGTGCCGACACCCAACGCAACTTCATCGCGCTGGCTGCGGGGACGCGGGCCGACTCGGCCTCAACACTGCCCAAAGCGAGCCTTGCGCCGGTTGCGACCATGGCAGTACCAACAGCCCAGGGCGCGATTACCCCAGATGCAGCCGGCCTGATCGTGACGACGCGTGAACCGTCTGGGCTGAACAAACCCGAACAGACAGCGCTGTCGCGCCTGGCTAACGCGCTCAACACCCAGAGCGCCCAGACGCCCGCGAATACAGCGAGCACGGGCTACGTGCCGCTGGCGACGCTCAATTCAGCGCTACCGGCGCCCGCTATCAGTCAAGTTGTTGACGAGGTTAACGCGATGATCGGTAGCCCCGGCGCAGCACGCCCCGAGGCGCCCGTGATCAGTACGGCCCGTATGCCCACCGACGGCAGTCTTGGTCTAGCGGAGAACGTGACCGAGGGCCGGTTGATGGCAGCCCGCGTGGAGGCTTCAGCCGCCGCGCCGGCCCCGACGCGCGCCGAAGCCCCAGCCGCGCCTGTGGCGGGTGACACCAAGTTGCCGCACTTCGATGACCCCGCGTGGCTGCGCAGTGTCGGCGAAAAGGCCCAAATGATGCTGCGAAATGCACAGCCCGAGGCACGACTGCGCCTGGACCCGTCTCACCTGGGCACCATCGAATTGAAAGTCGCCCAAGGTAACGACGGCACACAGATCACCATGGTGGCGACGGACGGGCGCGTACGCGATGCGCTCGAGGCCGGCCAAAACCGTCTGCGCGACCAACTGGCAGAGCAGGGCGTTAGCCTGAGCCAGTTCGACGTCAGTGATCAGGCCCAACAACAAACCGCACGCGACAGTGATGACCAACCTCAGACCGGTCAAGGACAGGCGAGCGCTGATGTTGATAGCCTTTCGGACTCCACTGATGACAAGTCCGCTACGTCCCTTGCCGCCAACGATCGATTGGTCGATCAACGCGTTTAA
- a CDS encoding methyl-accepting chemotaxis protein: MNQWIEHKWTTPALLGATAVVATPFSVPAGAALIAGAGLSVVLTMLRRSDEEIRLAADNGASPTDDAEALRELVEAVGAHMLIKVADTSNFVSADLTKTHDLVGDAMANLNTSFMGLNSQTSVQDQMVQALISKLSGVVQDSDAPDALKIEDFVTETEEVLTYYVNILIQVAKHGVQTVEKIDDMVMEMERIQQLVVDIKSIADQTNLLALNAAIEAARAGEAGRGFSVVADEVRKLSADSNKFSDQIDSQVHTMKRTVSDAKKIVEAMAATDMTTAINSKGRIEDMLTRLNALSESFSFELEKVGGISQDVNESVNLAVQSMQVDDIVSQLLMQAHRALESQDTILTEFMPVLVQAANGELASNQIRTIAQQIRTRSDEETRQAVPQGTLDEGEIELF; this comes from the coding sequence ATGAATCAATGGATCGAGCACAAATGGACAACCCCGGCACTGTTAGGTGCCACCGCGGTGGTCGCCACTCCGTTCAGTGTCCCGGCTGGTGCCGCGCTGATAGCTGGGGCGGGTCTGTCCGTCGTCCTCACGATGCTGCGACGCTCGGATGAAGAGATCCGTTTGGCTGCGGACAACGGCGCTTCGCCGACCGACGACGCCGAAGCGCTGCGCGAGTTGGTTGAGGCCGTCGGCGCCCACATGCTCATTAAGGTCGCGGACACGTCAAATTTTGTGTCGGCCGACTTGACCAAGACGCATGACCTCGTGGGTGATGCCATGGCTAACTTGAACACCTCGTTCATGGGCCTTAACAGCCAAACCTCCGTCCAAGACCAGATGGTTCAAGCGCTGATCTCAAAGCTGTCCGGCGTGGTTCAAGACTCCGACGCACCGGATGCGTTAAAAATCGAGGACTTCGTCACCGAAACCGAGGAGGTCCTGACTTACTACGTCAACATTTTGATTCAGGTTGCCAAACACGGCGTTCAAACCGTAGAGAAAATTGACGACATGGTGATGGAGATGGAACGCATCCAACAGCTGGTTGTCGACATCAAAAGCATTGCCGACCAAACCAACTTGTTGGCGCTGAACGCGGCGATTGAAGCGGCGAGGGCGGGTGAAGCTGGCCGCGGATTTTCAGTCGTGGCGGATGAAGTACGTAAGCTAAGCGCGGATTCGAACAAGTTTTCGGACCAGATCGACTCGCAAGTTCACACCATGAAGCGCACCGTCAGCGACGCCAAAAAGATCGTTGAAGCGATGGCGGCCACCGACATGACCACGGCCATTAACAGCAAGGGCCGTATCGAGGACATGCTGACGCGGCTGAATGCATTGTCGGAATCATTCTCGTTTGAGCTCGAAAAAGTCGGCGGAATCAGTCAGGACGTTAACGAAAGCGTCAATTTGGCCGTTCAGTCCATGCAGGTCGACGATATCGTCAGCCAGTTGTTGATGCAGGCCCATCGTGCATTGGAGAGTCAGGACACTATTTTGACCGAATTCATGCCGGTACTGGTACAGGCTGCAAACGGTGAGTTAGCGTCCAATCAGATACGTACTATAGCGCAACAAATACGGACCCGTAGTGACGAAGAGACCCGACAAGCTGTACCCCAAGGTACACTCGACGAGGGCGAGATTGAACTATTCTAG
- a CDS encoding flagellar basal body-associated FliL family protein, with product MADEDNLKTDDADDSIDSGGKKKLMIMGAAGLLLLSIIGAAVWWFMLRDTPAESVLDADGNEIVIEGNVAASVDGDQDGQGPDITEPDAGPAEYVSVRPPLLTTYFQGERVRNFQLKSTLVTRDSATADAIRAHMPRIADAFAIHLRQMSLKQVMDAQVRLDLREQLTTIANDVLSKAKSAAKVEATLFEQVVVQ from the coding sequence ATGGCCGACGAAGACAACCTCAAAACCGACGATGCCGATGACAGCATCGACAGCGGTGGTAAAAAGAAACTCATGATCATGGGCGCGGCCGGATTGTTGCTGCTCAGCATCATCGGCGCGGCCGTGTGGTGGTTCATGTTGCGCGACACCCCAGCGGAGTCTGTGTTGGACGCGGACGGCAACGAGATCGTTATCGAGGGCAATGTCGCAGCATCGGTTGACGGCGACCAGGACGGTCAAGGGCCCGACATCACCGAACCCGATGCCGGTCCGGCCGAGTACGTCAGCGTAAGACCGCCGCTACTGACCACGTATTTTCAGGGTGAGCGTGTGCGTAACTTCCAGCTCAAATCGACCCTTGTAACCCGTGACTCAGCCACTGCGGATGCAATCCGTGCGCACATGCCCCGGATTGCCGACGCCTTTGCGATTCATTTGCGTCAGATGAGCTTAAAACAGGTAATGGATGCACAGGTTCGACTGGACCTGCGTGAACAACTCACGACCATTGCTAATGATGTCCTGAGCAAGGCCAAATCGGCGGCAAAAGTCGAGGCGACCTTGTTTGAACAGGTGGTGGTCCAGTAA
- a CDS encoding protein-glutamate methylesterase/protein-glutamine glutaminase yields the protein MAKIRVLVVDDQALVRRMVTAILEQDPEIEVVGLAADPLEARTLIKRLNPDVVTLDVEMPKMDGITFLKNLMRLRPMPVVMISTLTQKGAPTTLEALEVGAVDYVAKPSNQSPGQIEAYGEEIISKVKAAASARVSIARADTPTPRVALESQRWDTRRLIAIGASTGGTEAIRNLLQGISADCPPIVISQHIPLEFSESFANRLDRQCPMKVYHAEDGMPIKPGCAYVAPGSHHLLISGRGDALTCKLSDSEPVNRHRPSVDVMFDSVAEKVGDRAIGVLLTGMGADGARGLLKLKENGSMTYAQDRDSSVVWGMPGAAVSLGATDGVFPLDHMADVLVKAASKK from the coding sequence GTGGCAAAAATACGAGTTTTGGTGGTCGACGATCAGGCACTGGTTCGGCGCATGGTGACCGCAATTTTAGAGCAGGATCCGGAAATTGAGGTGGTCGGCTTGGCCGCGGATCCACTTGAGGCACGTACGCTGATCAAGCGGCTCAACCCCGACGTGGTCACGCTGGACGTGGAAATGCCAAAAATGGACGGCATTACCTTTTTAAAGAACTTAATGCGGTTGCGGCCAATGCCGGTGGTCATGATCTCGACGCTGACACAAAAGGGCGCACCAACCACCCTAGAGGCCCTCGAAGTCGGCGCGGTCGACTATGTGGCAAAGCCGTCCAACCAATCGCCGGGACAAATCGAAGCCTACGGCGAGGAAATCATCAGCAAGGTCAAGGCGGCTGCCAGCGCCCGGGTCAGCATCGCCCGTGCAGATACGCCAACGCCTCGCGTTGCGCTGGAAAGCCAGCGCTGGGACACCCGCCGCCTGATTGCCATTGGTGCCTCTACCGGCGGCACCGAAGCCATTCGCAATTTATTACAGGGCATCAGCGCCGACTGCCCGCCGATCGTGATTAGCCAACACATCCCGCTCGAATTCAGTGAGTCCTTTGCCAACCGTCTGGATCGCCAATGCCCGATGAAGGTCTACCACGCCGAGGACGGCATGCCGATCAAACCCGGCTGCGCGTACGTCGCACCAGGTAGCCACCATCTACTGATTTCCGGCCGCGGCGACGCGCTCACCTGCAAGCTCAGTGACAGCGAACCGGTCAATCGCCACCGCCCAAGCGTGGACGTCATGTTTGACAGCGTGGCCGAAAAAGTCGGCGATCGTGCGATCGGCGTCTTATTAACGGGCATGGGTGCTGATGGTGCGCGCGGATTGCTAAAGCTAAAGGAAAACGGGTCGATGACCTATGCACAAGACAGGGACAGTTCAGTCGTTTGGGGAATGCCCGGCGCTGCGGTATCGCTTGGCGCGACCGACGGTGTTTTTCCCCTGGACCACATGGCAGACGTCCTAGTCAAAGCCGCTTCCAAGAAATGA
- a CDS encoding methyl-accepting chemotaxis protein, whose amino-acid sequence MGAGIIERQFISASERSQLEAIRVRLHDALVGAVASLHAAGESTPELAGQLAQVTQQLELRGAEAEGLLQRVVAEDFSGLTSASYVDAMSAVIAANNQAVEQSATLIEAVVSGVSAGDLSSRINEGDKVGFSLSLARGINTMATGAAQIIDETNGVMAAMAQGDLTGRVSEGYQGQFSDLADNVNRSIEQMTATIDKILQSSEQIRAGAEEIAQGNSDLSLRTEQQASSLEETASSMEEMTGLVRQTADNARNVNELAGAVRDNAADGGRVVQQAVTAMEAINDSSKRISDIITVIDITVIDEIAFQTNLLALNAAVEAARAGEQGRGFAVVAGEVRSLAQRSAEAAKEIKDLIRDSSTKVDDGTALVNRSRPTPAEGHRLTAARDGLMTPCDVARLFYK is encoded by the coding sequence ATGGGCGCCGGCATTATCGAACGTCAGTTCATTTCCGCGAGCGAGCGTAGCCAACTGGAGGCCATCCGAGTGCGCCTGCACGATGCCTTGGTTGGGGCGGTCGCCTCGTTGCACGCCGCCGGCGAAAGCACGCCAGAACTTGCCGGACAGCTAGCGCAGGTCACCCAGCAGCTGGAGCTGCGCGGGGCTGAGGCCGAGGGTTTGTTGCAACGCGTGGTCGCCGAAGATTTTAGCGGCCTCACCAGCGCCAGCTACGTCGACGCCATGAGCGCGGTCATCGCGGCCAATAACCAAGCCGTCGAGCAGTCAGCAACCTTGATTGAAGCAGTCGTCAGTGGCGTCTCGGCCGGCGACCTGTCCAGCCGGATAAACGAGGGCGATAAGGTTGGGTTTTCGTTAAGCCTTGCACGCGGTATTAACACCATGGCCACCGGTGCTGCCCAAATCATCGACGAAACCAACGGCGTGATGGCCGCGATGGCCCAAGGTGACCTGACCGGCCGTGTCAGTGAAGGCTATCAAGGTCAGTTTTCAGATTTGGCCGACAACGTCAACCGCAGTATCGAACAGATGACGGCGACCATTGACAAGATCTTGCAATCGTCCGAACAAATCCGCGCCGGCGCCGAAGAAATCGCTCAGGGCAACTCGGACCTGTCGCTGCGCACCGAACAGCAAGCCTCTAGCTTGGAAGAGACCGCGTCGAGCATGGAGGAAATGACCGGGCTGGTGCGTCAAACCGCTGACAATGCCCGTAACGTCAACGAGCTAGCCGGTGCTGTCCGTGACAATGCCGCCGACGGCGGTCGCGTGGTACAGCAAGCCGTGACGGCAATGGAGGCCATCAACGACTCGTCCAAACGCATCAGCGACATTATTACCGTGATCGACATTACCGTGATCGACGAAATCGCCTTTCAAACCAACCTGTTGGCCTTGAACGCGGCGGTCGAAGCCGCGCGTGCCGGTGAACAGGGCCGTGGCTTTGCGGTCGTCGCCGGCGAAGTCCGAAGCCTTGCCCAGCGCAGCGCCGAAGCCGCCAAAGAAATCAAAGACCTGATCCGTGACTCCTCAACCAAAGTCGACGACGGCACCGCCTTGGTCAACCGATCCCGTCCAACCCCAGCCGAAGGCCATCGGCTAACCGCCGCACGCGACGGACTGATGACGCCGTGCGACGTTGCACGGCTTTTTTATAAATAA
- a CDS encoding methyl-accepting chemotaxis protein yields the protein MFSRLPIVPVGTKLRIAFTLLVVIILGFAGAYFMQTKQTVAFSQKEVVGNAYIRAVRPLLTYIPQHRGTTNAVLAGNDKLASRLPGLRSKVAASFTALENVDPDWADLLAIGSRVNDLKRQWASLSQGDQGRSAADVFAAHTALVLNVKDLISYVGDTSNLILDPDLDSYYLMDNIVVRSPALGEFAGQARGLGAGIVARGVLTATEAEKLQGLQIRIEDAFAGAMNALQTAGNNNADVAKKIQGQLTTLSARGNEAEALIARIMNRDFTGMTSASYFDAMTAVIAANGAAVTESAILLDGLLADRIDDFNNALYTTLAVVAVMVVFAAAFTLKTMAYQNALLARVNNHFEEIRAGNLDQSIIARTTDAFGKLFQGLAEMQDSLRERRAQDRLALETSSRIKQGLDSVNTSTMIADADGNIIYLNRSAQALMTSSNDNLRAILPNFDHNTVLGSNFDIFHANPAHQRNLLGNLTGTHTSEISVGTQIFQLIANPVFDDDKQRLGTIVEWDERTLERAVEKEIESIVGQASNGNLSARIAEHDKDGFMLTLAQGVNKMAESAEAIVGETNTVMSAMAAGDLTQRITSNFEGQFGELATNVNQTIAQMTSTIEQILQSSEQIRAGAEEIAQGNSDLSHRTEEQASSLEETASSMEEMTGLVRQTAENARNVNELASGVRDDAAAGGDVVKKAVDAMGAISESSKQISDIITVIDEIAFQTNLLALNAAVEAARAGEQGRGFAVVAGEVRSLAQRSAEAAKEIKDLIRDSSNKVSDGTQLVNQSGETLQSLVTSIATVADRVAEITRAADEQSSGIEQVNTAISQMDEMTQQNAALVEQASAAGENMAEQARQMVAAANVFKVDGSGGTGARTPAQVTPAPPRVQPKPAPVSSPSRHDAHSVSDDDEWDEF from the coding sequence ATGTTCAGTCGTTTACCCATCGTGCCGGTCGGCACCAAGCTACGCATCGCGTTCACCTTGCTGGTGGTGATTATTTTAGGCTTTGCCGGTGCGTATTTTATGCAGACCAAGCAGACGGTCGCATTTAGTCAAAAAGAAGTGGTCGGCAACGCCTACATCCGTGCCGTACGCCCACTACTGACGTACATTCCACAGCACCGCGGCACCACCAACGCGGTCTTAGCGGGTAACGACAAACTCGCCAGTCGCTTGCCGGGGCTGCGCTCGAAAGTCGCGGCATCGTTCACGGCGCTGGAAAACGTGGACCCGGACTGGGCGGACCTGTTGGCGATCGGTAGCCGAGTCAACGACCTGAAACGCCAGTGGGCGTCACTTAGCCAAGGCGACCAAGGACGCTCGGCGGCGGATGTTTTTGCCGCGCACACGGCCTTGGTGTTAAACGTCAAAGACTTAATCAGCTATGTCGGTGACACCTCGAACCTGATTTTGGACCCGGATTTAGATTCGTATTATCTGATGGATAACATCGTAGTGCGCTCCCCAGCATTGGGTGAGTTCGCCGGCCAAGCGCGTGGACTCGGCGCGGGCATTGTCGCCCGCGGCGTACTGACGGCGACCGAAGCGGAAAAACTCCAGGGCCTGCAAATTCGCATCGAGGATGCATTTGCCGGTGCCATGAATGCGCTACAAACTGCTGGCAATAACAACGCCGACGTTGCCAAAAAAATACAAGGCCAGCTCACCACCTTGAGCGCCCGTGGCAACGAAGCGGAGGCCCTAATCGCACGGATCATGAATCGCGACTTTACCGGCATGACCTCGGCCAGCTACTTTGACGCCATGACCGCAGTCATTGCCGCCAATGGCGCCGCGGTGACCGAGTCAGCCATTCTGCTGGACGGTTTGCTGGCGGATCGGATCGATGATTTCAACAATGCCCTTTACACCACCTTGGCGGTGGTCGCGGTCATGGTGGTTTTCGCGGCTGCCTTCACCCTGAAAACGATGGCGTACCAAAATGCGCTACTGGCGCGGGTCAACAACCACTTTGAGGAAATCCGCGCGGGCAATTTGGACCAGAGCATCATCGCGCGGACCACGGATGCCTTTGGCAAGCTGTTTCAAGGGTTGGCTGAGATGCAGGACAGCCTGCGCGAAAGGCGCGCCCAAGATCGATTGGCGCTCGAAACCAGCAGCCGTATCAAGCAAGGCTTGGACAGCGTTAACACCAGCACCATGATCGCCGATGCCGATGGCAACATCATTTACTTGAACCGATCGGCGCAGGCATTGATGACCTCATCAAACGACAACCTGCGCGCCATCCTGCCGAACTTTGACCACAACACCGTGCTCGGTTCCAACTTTGATATTTTCCACGCCAACCCCGCGCATCAGCGCAACTTGTTGGGCAACCTGACCGGCACGCATACGTCCGAAATAAGCGTCGGCACTCAGATCTTCCAGCTGATCGCCAACCCCGTGTTTGATGATGACAAGCAGCGTCTGGGTACCATCGTTGAGTGGGACGAGCGCACGCTGGAACGCGCAGTCGAAAAGGAAATCGAATCAATCGTCGGCCAAGCCTCAAACGGTAACCTGTCCGCCCGAATTGCCGAGCACGACAAGGATGGCTTTATGCTGACGCTGGCCCAAGGCGTCAACAAAATGGCTGAAAGCGCCGAGGCTATTGTCGGCGAAACCAACACTGTGATGTCAGCGATGGCGGCGGGCGATTTGACCCAACGCATCACCAGTAACTTCGAAGGCCAGTTCGGCGAGTTGGCTACCAATGTCAACCAAACCATCGCCCAAATGACCTCGACGATTGAACAGATCTTGCAGTCGTCCGAGCAGATCCGTGCCGGCGCCGAAGAAATCGCCCAGGGAAACTCGGACCTGTCACACCGTACCGAAGAACAGGCCTCGAGCCTGGAAGAAACCGCGTCGAGCATGGAAGAAATGACCGGTTTAGTCCGTCAAACCGCGGAAAACGCACGCAACGTCAACGAGCTTGCCAGTGGCGTACGTGATGACGCCGCAGCCGGCGGCGATGTGGTCAAAAAGGCAGTGGATGCCATGGGCGCCATCAGCGAGTCGTCCAAGCAAATCAGCGACATCATCACCGTCATCGATGAAATCGCTTTCCAAACGAACCTGTTGGCGTTGAACGCCGCGGTCGAAGCGGCACGGGCGGGCGAGCAGGGACGCGGGTTTGCCGTCGTCGCCGGTGAGGTGCGTAGCCTAGCTCAACGCAGCGCCGAAGCTGCCAAGGAGATCAAAGACCTGATCCGCGACTCGTCAAACAAGGTCAGTGATGGCACCCAGCTGGTCAATCAATCCGGAGAAACCCTGCAGTCATTGGTCACCTCAATCGCCACGGTGGCCGACCGTGTCGCCGAGATCACACGGGCCGCGGACGAGCAGAGCTCGGGGATCGAGCAGGTCAACACCGCGATTTCGCAGATGGACGAGATGACCCAGCAAAACGCCGCGTTAGTTGAGCAGGCCAGTGCCGCCGGCGAAAACATGGCCGAACAGGCTCGCCAGATGGTCGCCGCAGCAAACGTCTTTAAAGTCGACGGCAGCGGCGGTACCGGAGCTCGCACTCCCGCCCAGGTGACACCAGCGCCGCCACGCGTACAGCCCAAACCGGCGCCCGTCTCCAGCCCGAGTCGACACGACGCCCACTCGGTCTCGGACGACGACGAATGGGATGAATTCTAA
- a CDS encoding CheR family methyltransferase has product MNQAVSAFGAEANKREFLMTQSDFNRIVRIAHESTGIVLSDHKKEMVYSRLARRIRRCQLGSFSQYLELIGKDPEETNEFVNALTTNLTSFFRENHHFEHMLATSLPDLLKRNGGSRRLRVWSCAASTGEEPYSIAMMLREFGFDRSWDIKLLATDLDSAVLNTARAGLYNEDRVNGMNPEWRDKYLTRQGDGHWSVNDDVRRLVSFKRLNVLEKWPMKGQFDIVFCRNIVIYFDKDTQRVLFDRIANQMAPEAWLYIGHSETLHRVTERYQGHGQTIYRKIK; this is encoded by the coding sequence GTGAATCAAGCAGTGAGCGCATTCGGCGCCGAAGCCAACAAACGCGAATTTCTGATGACCCAGTCAGACTTCAATCGAATCGTGCGTATTGCCCACGAATCGACCGGAATTGTGCTGTCTGATCACAAAAAAGAAATGGTCTACTCACGCTTGGCCCGACGTATTCGCCGCTGCCAACTGGGAAGCTTTTCTCAGTACTTGGAGTTGATTGGAAAGGACCCTGAGGAAACCAACGAGTTCGTTAATGCGCTGACGACGAACCTGACCTCGTTCTTCCGCGAAAACCACCACTTCGAACACATGCTGGCGACGTCACTGCCGGACCTACTGAAACGCAACGGTGGCAGTCGGCGACTGCGGGTGTGGAGCTGTGCCGCGAGCACCGGCGAGGAGCCTTATTCAATTGCCATGATGCTCCGCGAGTTTGGCTTTGATCGGTCGTGGGACATAAAACTGTTGGCCACGGACTTGGACAGTGCCGTACTAAACACCGCACGCGCTGGGCTTTACAACGAAGATCGGGTCAATGGCATGAACCCGGAGTGGCGCGACAAGTACCTGACGCGTCAGGGCGATGGTCACTGGAGCGTCAACGATGACGTGCGTCGTCTGGTCAGTTTCAAACGGCTGAACGTGCTTGAAAAGTGGCCCATGAAAGGCCAATTCGACATCGTTTTTTGCCGCAACATTGTGATCTATTTCGACAAAGACACCCAACGCGTTTTATTCGATCGGATTGCCAATCAAATGGCACCCGAGGCATGGCTGTACATTGGCCATTCCGAGACGCTGCACCGCGTAACTGAGCGTTACCAAGGGCACGGGCAAACTATTTATCGGAAAATAAAATGA
- a CDS encoding STAS domain-containing protein, translated as MSVSTSFLSAESRLTIRVTGRFGFSLHKAFLDAFQKFGSGARCYTVDLTDADSVDSSALGMMLLLRDFAGGDRSNITVEGANLDIEKVLKITAFDKLFHIPGLSIRDLETV; from the coding sequence ATGTCGGTTTCAACCAGTTTTCTAAGCGCCGAATCGCGCCTGACCATTCGCGTCACCGGGCGCTTTGGGTTTTCACTGCACAAAGCCTTCCTAGATGCCTTCCAAAAGTTCGGCAGCGGCGCCCGTTGTTACACGGTTGACCTGACGGATGCCGATAGCGTCGACTCGTCGGCACTGGGCATGATGCTGTTACTGCGTGACTTCGCCGGTGGTGACCGATCCAACATTACGGTCGAGGGTGCCAACTTGGACATCGAAAAGGTGCTAAAGATCACCGCGTTCGATAAGTTATTTCATATCCCGGGCCTTAGCATCCGTGATCTCGAAACCGTCTAA